DNA from Algisphaera agarilytica:
ATAATCCACATTGAAAATCAGCCCCTCGCCCGGGAAGTCCTCGGCGGTGACGTCGGCGGGGTTCATCTCCCATGGGAAGAACTCACAGTCGAGCCAAACCTTCATCATCCCGTCTGCGACCCAGTTGTCGCCGATCTCGGTGCGCGAGATGTGGCGTATGAGTCGGCCGTCGATATAGATGCTGATGAAGTTCGGGTCCCACTCCAGGCCGTAGACGTGGTAGTCCTCGCCGATGCGGAAATCCAGGAGGTGGTCGTTGGTCCAGACGCGCTGCGACCAAGTCGGTGATTCGGGGTCACGCCAGTCGTGAAACGAGGTGTGGTAGCGCTGGTCCGATTCCGGGTTCTTGGGGTTTCGTCCGAAGTGTTCGAACACGTCGAGCTCGCCGTTGCCGCCGATCGCCCAGAAAGCGCTCGAGATCGGTCCGTCGGCGGCTTTGCATCGGGTCTCCATGTAGCCGTAACGAAATTCCGCTTTGGTGATGACCGCGGCGGTGGTGATGTTTTCGTATTTGTTGCCGTTGTTGATCTTGTCGGTGAACGGGAAGTCGGGTTCCCACTTGGTCACAATCTGCAGCTCCCCGTCGCGGACCCGGGCGTTGCGGGGGACGAACTGGGAAGGTGCTCGGCCCATGAAGTGGTTGTTGTAATGGTCGTCGGTGCCCTGGACGTGCCATTTCTCGGTATCAAGCGTCGGGCCGTTGAACTCGTCGCTGACCTCCGGGACCAGCACCCAGCCGCCTTTGTTCTGGGGGTCGGTGTGTGGGGTGAAAGACTGCTGTGGCAGGTCTGAATCCATGGGTTCTCCCGCGATCCCGTGGCAACCCAGCAAGACACAAGGCACCACCAACCCCATGATCTTGGCGAACCAGGGCTTCGAATGTGCAGTTTGATTGGCATGCATCGTGTTATCTCCGGGCGCTTTGTTCATCAGTATTTTGATATTCGTATCAGCCGACACAACAGGTTTATTCAACTTCCACCTGGGCCGTGCCGGGCTGAATACGCGGGTCGCTTGCACCCGCGGTGATCTGAAGCGACGAGGGGGTGTCGGTGGCCTGCAACATCAGCAAGGCCCGGCCGAAGGCGGTCGTAACCTGGTGGCGTTTGAAACTTTCGAGTTTTGAGGTGTCGCCACAATCGGTTCCGAGGAACGTGTGTTCGCCGTTGATCTCAAAGGTGAGTTCGGCGTCCTCGTATTTCACGTTCCGGCCTTGCTCGTCGATCAGTTGAGCGACAACGTGAGCCACGTCGGTCTTGTTGGCCGCCATGCGGTCGCGGTCGGGGGTGAGGCGAATGCCGACAGTTTGACCAACGGTTTGCAGAACGGTTTCGGTGCTCGTTCCGCCGAATTGGCCAACGGCTTTCAGCTCGCCCGCTTCATACGGGACCGCCCACTTGTAGATATGGTCGGCTTGATCCTCGAGGCGCTGCGTGCCACAGGTTTGCCCATTCAGGAAGAGCTCAACCGATTCGCAGTTGGAGTAGACCTCAACGACCGTGGCTTCGCCTGGTTCATAGTTCCAGTGTGGGTTGACCGCCTGCCACTCGCGGGGCGCGTTTTCCCAGGCGCCGGGTTCTTTCTCGACCGCCCTACCCGATTCGTCTCTGCGGAAGATCGATCGCGCTTCGGTCTGGGTGTACATCGCCAGCACCGGGATGTCGTCACGCCACAGCGATTGGTACATGTAGAACGAGCCGCGGGGGAAGCCCGCCACGTCGAGCGGGCCTTGCGGCGTGACCTTGACGGGCCAGTGTTCCTCACGGCATTCGCCCATGTAATCGACACCGGTCCAGAGGAAGACACCCGCGATGAATTCGCGCTCGGCGGCGGCCTTCCACTCGTACCACTGCGGGACGTTCTCGGTGCCCATCATGCAGTAGTCGCCGTAGGTTTCTTTGAAGTAGTCGTACTTGTCGGGCTTGTAGCTGAAGCCGACGACGTCGAGCACTTCGGTGTAGCCGGTCTCGAAGCTAGACGTGGGCAGGATGCAGTTGGCCGTGACCGGGCGGGTGGTGTCGAGTTCCCGGGTCCAGTCGGCGAGCTTGCGGGCGGTGTCGCCGATGTTGAATGTCTGCTCGGGGTAGTCGACCCAAAACGCGCGGACCTGTTCGACACTGTGCGGGGGGATGCTGGTACGCCACAGCGTCCAGTCCATTGTGTCGTTGGCGTCGGTGTTCTTGAAGATCCCCGTCGCTTCGCGGTTCCCGGGGTAGGTCCATTCGATCTCGTTGCCGATACTCCATTGGAAGATGCTGGGGTGGTTGCGGCTGGAACGCATGACGTTCTTGAGGTCGGTCTCGGCCCACGTTTGGAAGTGCTGTGAGTGGCCACGGGTAATCGTGTCCACCTGCTTGTCCTGCATGTTGAATCGCTTGTCTTTCGGCAGGTCCCACTCGTCGTAGAACTCGTTCTGAACAAGCAGGCCCAGCTCGTCGCAGAGGTCGAGGAACTCGTCGGACGCGGGGTTGTGTGCGCTGCGGATGGCGTTGCAGCCGCCGTCCTTGAGCAGCGCAAGGCGGCGCCGCCAAACATCTTTGGGAACGGCGGTTCCGACCACGCCCGCGTCGTGGTGCAGGCAGACGCCCTTGACCTTCAGGCTGCGCCCGTTGAGGAAGAACCCCTGGTCTTTGTCGAAATAGAAACGACGGATGCCAAAGCGGGTGACGCGGGTTTCGAGGGGCTGTCCGTCGACCGCGAGGTAGGTGTTCGCGGTGTAGAGGTTGGGGGCGTCAACATCCCAAAGCATGGGGCTGCTGACCTGGGTTTGCAGGGTGATCGTGGACGTGGCGCCGGCGGCAAGATCAAACGCCGACCGAGCGGTCGCCACCACCGTGCCGTTGGCGTCCAGGATGTCGGTCACGGCCTGCCCCTCACGTGCCTGGGGGTGGTCGTTCGCAACCTCGACGCGCACTTCGACCGTGGCGAGATCGGTTGAAACATCGGGCGTCGTGACGAAGGTGCCCCACACCGGGATGTGGAGCTTGTCAGTCACCAGCAGGAGCACGTCGCGGTAGATGCCCGAGCCGGTGTACCACCGCGAATCGGCGTATCGGCTGTGGTCGACGCGCACCGAGATCCGGTTGTCGTTGCCCGCGGGTTCGAGCAGGTCGGTGAGGTCGTAATAGGTCGGGGCATAGCCGTAGGGGTGGTCGCCGAGCTTGATCCCGTTGAGCCAGAACTCGGCGTTGTTGTATACCCCGTCGAAAACGATGTAGCACTTCTCGTGCTTTGTGGTCGGCGTG
Protein-coding regions in this window:
- a CDS encoding family 16 glycosylhydrolase, which codes for MHANQTAHSKPWFAKIMGLVVPCVLLGCHGIAGEPMDSDLPQQSFTPHTDPQNKGGWVLVPEVSDEFNGPTLDTEKWHVQGTDDHYNNHFMGRAPSQFVPRNARVRDGELQIVTKWEPDFPFTDKINNGNKYENITTAAVITKAEFRYGYMETRCKAADGPISSAFWAIGGNGELDVFEHFGRNPKNPESDQRYHTSFHDWRDPESPTWSQRVWTNDHLLDFRIGEDYHVYGLEWDPNFISIYIDGRLIRHISRTEIGDNWVADGMMKVWLDCEFFPWEMNPADVTAEDFPGEGLIFNVDYVRIWQRSGDATVPVPNNPENLLANPSFEAGSRGWVLDGDTRVISNKAQDGRKVVALGESSSTVSQTVNVQPNTTYILSTWARLPGTNGKDVWENAWLGVKDYGGEPIRRTLFRSDFYRSSLEFTTGPDSDTATIFFTNDTSTNRALADAFELYESIDLTTIKD
- a CDS encoding glycoside hydrolase family 2 TIM barrel-domain containing protein, which codes for MIKFNDDWLFTLSDSDDYTLTTYQPEGWRTVTLPHDWSIESDFDPDLEGCTAFLPGGIGWYTKTFSTPTTKHEKCYIVFDGVYNNAEFWLNGIKLGDHPYGYAPTYYDLTDLLEPAGNDNRISVRVDHSRYADSRWYTGSGIYRDVLLLVTDKLHIPVWGTFVTTPDVSTDLATVEVRVEVANDHPQAREGQAVTDILDANGTVVATARSAFDLAAGATSTITLQTQVSSPMLWDVDAPNLYTANTYLAVDGQPLETRVTRFGIRRFYFDKDQGFFLNGRSLKVKGVCLHHDAGVVGTAVPKDVWRRRLALLKDGGCNAIRSAHNPASDEFLDLCDELGLLVQNEFYDEWDLPKDKRFNMQDKQVDTITRGHSQHFQTWAETDLKNVMRSSRNHPSIFQWSIGNEIEWTYPGNREATGIFKNTDANDTMDWTLWRTSIPPHSVEQVRAFWVDYPEQTFNIGDTARKLADWTRELDTTRPVTANCILPTSSFETGYTEVLDVVGFSYKPDKYDYFKETYGDYCMMGTENVPQWYEWKAAAEREFIAGVFLWTGVDYMGECREEHWPVKVTPQGPLDVAGFPRGSFYMYQSLWRDDIPVLAMYTQTEARSIFRRDESGRAVEKEPGAWENAPREWQAVNPHWNYEPGEATVVEVYSNCESVELFLNGQTCGTQRLEDQADHIYKWAVPYEAGELKAVGQFGGTSTETVLQTVGQTVGIRLTPDRDRMAANKTDVAHVVAQLIDEQGRNVKYEDAELTFEINGEHTFLGTDCGDTSKLESFKRHQVTTAFGRALLMLQATDTPSSLQITAGASDPRIQPGTAQVEVE